In Brassica napus cultivar Da-Ae chromosome C2, Da-Ae, whole genome shotgun sequence, the sequence aaagcaTTTTTTTGTTGACTATTATATCATATAAAGGCTAAGTCAGAAACCTCAAActggagaagaaaaaaaaatagtttcgcataatacatatatattaaaaactgtTTGATTATAATTTCTAATATAGAATTATGTTGTAAACTTGATTCTcttacataaattttattttgtatagaTATACTAACTTTTTAAAAACGTACAAAACAATTTTAGATCATAGAAAAAAATTGTggcaaaaatttattttttgactgaaaaaaacagaaatacaaagaaaccttaaaaacatatattagaaAATCATTAGAACCGTTAGTAGCTTGAGAAATTAACCAGGAAGTCATTTCCTTATCTAAAAGCTGAGTTTTGGACACATGCTCACCTTATCAAAAATTTTACATGAAACCCAACAAATATTAATACTTTAAATCAATTGTACAATACATCTAAAATTGTTTCGACATCAAAACtgtctaaaattcatataacatgaaaccaaacaaatattaatagtttttggtttatcaccgaaaaaataaaaatctcatgtattttaaccgaacaaaccaaaataaatatggatttagaatgatagttatattttaggagattaaaaacaaaaaaacaacataaagCCGAAttgatatccagattaaacagaccTAATGTtttcttatcttaaaaataacaaaaaaataatctcatCGTACAAGACGCGAATTATTACCTAGTATATAAATACTCATGTCCCCCATAAAAAATCCTAAGATCCACTAAAGTATAACACACGAATGGAGCTGATGATGATGACAGAAACGGAAGCTCTATCTTGAGATGACCATAGAAGAAAGTAGATAAAAGATAtggaaaattatgaaaaagaaGAGTAAGAAATTAAACGACTATTCATCATCCTTGCGTACCTTTATTTGGTTCGTTGCTGTGagcttaataaaaattttaatagtaatgGTAGTTTTTGGGAGGTGATATTTAGGGTATGATGGAAGGTATAGCGAGCGAAGACTGGAAGTTAGAAATAATGCCAATTTTAGAATGCGCCGTAAAACctaaatatgaaaacataaaaacagtTCGTGAAAGAGAGCTAGAGAACACCTCAAGATTGTTAAAGAGAAGTGTACATGTATCAAATTTTGGAACGTCCTTGGTTGAGATGACGCATTGAAAAGAGGCTCCtcaactttattattatagatagatatCATAAAGTCTAAAGCtctattaatacaaaattgGAATATAGGCTCCGAATGGTGACGTGCGGTACAACTACGGAACAAGTGCGGTGCCGTTCTAATAGTAACAAAAGTATATAGATACATAGGTATatgtaaagatttttgttattattcaCGGCGGTGCGGTGCGGTGCGGGACGGTTTGGCACCGTTGGAAGTAGACATGTCAATTAGGACCGAAGCCCGTAGTCCGAGCCCGCCCAGCCTTAAAAATTACCGGGCTTGGGCTTAGCTTTATAAGCCCAAAAAAAATTGGGCCTTTCGGGCTAAGCCCATTTGGGCTTTGGGTATTTTGGGCTTAAGTCCGTTTGGGCTAGGGCcggcccgaaaacccgaaatttatattttagcgtAAATATTATCCTTCTTTCTTGTAATCGAAActattattagtattgatatattattttaatatttttatctaaactctaataaagcaaatataaaagtttttaatgcgctttattgtttcatcattacaagtgttacattttaaattttacaaaagtgcattcttctttcatgtacaacatgtttttattttcaaaatataaagtataaaacgtttgaccatgtttatcataaattttgttctcttatattttttgttttaattgatatttgattatttaaatcttattaaatttggtttgtgtataaaatgtttttaaaacatacgaaaaaataaaaaatttgtgatagacaagaaaattttaaactcactttatactttttttattttttaaaaatgaaactctttttttaatgaaaattcacatgtattaaaacgatggaagtgacaatgacaaattatttttcgaaaagccCACAAAAGCCCGAAAAGCCCTGTAGCCCTATAAGGACCGGGCCGGGCTTTGAATTCTAGGCCCAAATTATTTTCGGGCCGGGCCGGGCCGGGCTCAAATATTTACGGGCTTAGCGGGTTTGGGCCGGACCGGGTCGGGCCAGCCCGAATTGACACCCCTAGTTGGAAGCAATAGATTTTATTCAACAAATTCATACAAggttagaaataaataatttcattaacTATTTACAACGTATCTGGATTGTTGGTTTCTTCTATCAAAATCTTATCTTCTAAAATAGTAAAAGATCTGGCGTGATTattggagagatttcccaaccCAGGCTTTCTAGTAATTTGCAACTTGATAATTTTTGGCAACAAAGATTATGACAAAAGTTGCAATTTGAAATTgaattttcttagattttgttTACATCCACATTGACATGTTTGTTGTAAGGAGATTCGTGCCGGTGTCGGTCCTTTAAGAATTTTGTTATTGTTGTGCGTACTTTTACGCGCATTTAAGTTAAAGCCAATCAAACCATGACAACATCTACATATAAACGCCGTCGTTTGGTATTTCGATATTTCAGTTTCACCATTCTAATTTCGtttttctatataatttttaaaggaATCAGCTTTGAGTTGTGAGCTTTTTGGGGTTTCTTTCTCCTGCACCTGAAAAAAAACCCCAGAAAAAAACAATTCTCATAGGGGTCGCCACCAAACCAAGACCCCCCTACGCTGCTTTGAATTTTCTCAAGGAAGAAAAGGCAAAGTTGTCCGTTTTCTCCTCACGGTTTTTGTTGGCGATCACGCGGGTTTTAACACCTCTCTTTCGTTGTTTCCTGTGCGAAGAAGAAGGGTTTGGGTTTTGTGTGGGTGAGAAGCGATTTTCTCGtgctttcaatttttttttgtcacagggATCTCATTCGTGCCTTGTTTGATTAACCCCTCCCCCAGGTTCGTTTTCGATTTTAAagtttgcctttttttttttttttttttttttcctgtcgTAATCAGGATCATGTGAAAGCCTATCCGGTTTGGGAAATTGGGTTACGTTTTTGCGTTTTATCTCTTTACCTGCTTTGGTTGATTGTTGGTTTAGTTGTCATTGTCGGTCTTGCAATCTAAGTGaagtgttctgtttttttttttttgcgttctGATTGTAGTTTATGGTTTGTTTTTGTTGCCTTTGTCAATTGGGGAAGCTCATCATGCTTTCTTGCTTGtttgttagtttttttcttgtaattgTGATTATAGAACTGAGAGCGATCTATTTCAACTATGCAAGTAAATGTGTGTGTTTTGACTTTTATTAGATATTTGTTTTCTCATTATAGGTTTGGTCAATAGTTTGGTATTCAAGTCTTTGCTGGTTTAGAATCACTATATTCTATTCATGTTTAGATTCTACGATAATGACTTACTTTATTGAGCATAgaattccattttttttttttttttaaaaattgtatttgaTGACCAAATCTGCCGTTTAAAGAACATAGAACATCCTATTCTGTTTGACCATGTGTATCTTTTTCTTCAAAAGACTCATTTTTAGTTAATGACTCACTGTATTAATAACCATAGCAGGTTCCTAGCTTCTTCACTGTCAGGAGGCCAGAGAAAAAAACCCAGTGAGTCACTCCTGCAAATTGCATGCTACAATTAGAGTCTGTACTTTGGAGAAGATATGGGAATTTTTTCACGCAGGTAAACATCTCGTCCTTTTTCTTTTAAGAGGTCTAAGTGATGAATTTCTCTTCATGactttttgttcttgttttatttCAGTTCGAATAGTAGGAAATCAAAAGATGGAATGAAGATCATTGCAGCAGCATTTTTCGGTGTAACTTTTGGCTTTCTCATTGGAATATCTTTTCCATCATTATCAATCACTAAGGTTGTTTCATCAAACCCTTTTTATCTTTCTGCTCTCTGTTTTTTTCCTTGTTTTAATCTTAGGAAGATCTTCATCTCATATGTTCCAGGTGAATCTCCCAACAAAATTTAATGCCGAAGAGTAAGTTTCTTATAAACCTTCACATGGGTTTCATTTTGAACTGTTGGGATCATCTTTGGATTATCTTTTTTCCAGGTACATAAAGCTGGTGAAGAAGCATGGCCTGGAGATTTCACAACCTGGCTTGGAACCAAACAAGGGGTTAACATGGCAGATGACAAAGAGAAGAGGAGATCTTGAAGTCCACAAGTATGATGGACCCAAAATCCCCCTTATATTCTAGCCATCTTTAGTTTTCTGCATAATgatctttttgaaatttttggcTTTGAATTGATTTAGGATAACAGAAGAAAAACCTGGATGGTGCTCAGATCCTCACCTCCCTCCATGTGCTGCGTACGTAGAAGAAGCCTTTCTTTCTGCCTTTTATGAGTTGAGAGGAACTAAACAGTCTCGTTATTTTGTGTCATTGACAAATGCAGATTTGTCGAGATCATGGCTCCTGTATTTTCAAGAGATGCCTGGAGATGCGTGTGGCATATGATCCAGGTTCCTTATTTCATCATCTGTTTGTTCATTCTTAATTCACTTTAAATCTGGCTTCATGCCAGTCTTACTTATATGCCTTACCTTAACTGTTATAAACAGAATGATTTGGTTCACGGTTGGGGACTTGACTTTGCACTCAGAAGATGTGCTGAGGTACGAAAGTAACACATGAAGCTTGTTTCTTAAAACACTGGTTTACTTAATTTTAGTTACCTCTTTGTTGTATGATGACGAATCTGTGTATATTTTACACCAAAATGCAGCCTGCACACGAGAAGATAGGGGTAGTAGATTCTCAGTGGATCGTTCATCAAACTGTCCCTTCCCTTGGCAGCCAAGTAAACTCTCTCTCTGTGTCCCAttgtttcatcttcttgatccgACATTAACGTTTTTGCTCAAACTCCCTTTCTCTTTTGATTGCTGTAGGGTGAGGCAGTAGATGGAAAAGCGCCATGGCAAGGGGTAACAAACTTttctaagctctctctcttgttGTAACTGTGTGATGTGAGCAAAGACGCATAACTttaatgtgtgtgtttttttttgtggttttgcaGGTGAGGGACAGATGCAAAAAGGAGTGGACCATGTTCCAGAGTAGAATGGCTAACGCAGAGAAGGATTATTTCAAATCTTTACAAGTTGAAGGCTCCTCCAATTCAACTGCAACTACCATTTAATAgtattcttcaaaaaaaaaaaaaactaccatTTAATAGGAGAGTTGTTAAATAGCCAGGCCAAGACGCTGACAGATTCAGCTTACAAAAAGTGTCTTGCATTTACATATAGAGTCTGTATATGATGATAATGTAGTGGATActcatcttttcttttcatattagGCAtaggcattcggggtcccaatcgggtttcggttttgtgCAATCGGATCTCGATTTTTCGGATTTATaaaaatcagccccattcgggttatatgaaagttcggttcgggaccggttcgggttctgcCGGGTTCGGGTTGGGGTTAGTAAATCTCCAAAGAACAGGTACAACCCGATGTACTTTCGGGTttgggtcccaatcggttcttcgaTTTAAAACTACATGATTTGTATCTACTTTGTAAGCAAAACATTgataaaatcggttcttcggttttaaaatacttgatttatacctattttgtaaccaaaacataagtaaaatctattcaaaaataagaatagaacatcaaacatgatcacgaaaggtaaacatagttattggaagaaataaaatcaaataaatgaaagcataaaatgaaaaccaagttctcatgaaatgagaaacattattcaatgaaaacaaaaccaaaatctaaaaacttcaagtTTCAACCGTCACCTttaaccatcaaccttcatgtaatagataattattttagatgttcaataatatattagtgtattttggatacatattagaaACCGAGTCATGTTCGgtacaaattctttttttgagattttgaatctttcgggttctatcgggtatccatttaggttcggattcggttcggataatacccataacccgaaataccataaaacaagatccatttgGTATTTACATCGGATTCGGATCGGTtgggattcatttttatcggatcggggtcggttcgggttttcgatttcggtttatttgcccagccctactCATCTTTTCTTAGCTCACATTAAAATCTTCCATCTCGtaaacaaaaagaagataaatgtcacAATCTTGATCCATTATAGGAGTTCTGCATCCAGTGGGATAAATTGATCTAGAAGTAAATTCTTGATTGAGGAAAATATTAGTGATCTTATGCTGAATTTCTTGATTTAgtcaaaaactcaaaatcatgGATTAGACATTAGTGGCTGGATTAACATTGAGAAACTTCCATTCTTCCTCTCTATAACATCGTTGACTTACATCAATGAGGTTAATGCGGTTCTAAGCTCTAACATTTTAGCTTCAATGTCATATTATTTGAGTTCAGTATAATTTGTGTACTCAGTATCACATTTTTGCAAGAATTTTTCATAGTCTTCGAAATTCCCACATTAGTTCTTTGGTTTTCTAATTCCTGGTTAGGATCATTACAAATTATGAACTTTGGATAATGACTTAATTTTAAAGGAGAGCAttttttaaagagtatttgttGCTTATGAAATGGTTTTTTCCCTCTCCAACAACGAGGTTTTCTTCGCTTGATAATCATCAGGGATGCATCAGGCGGTTTCGATGGTGTAAATACGACAGTCACTTCCCTTTTCCTTCTGTTTGGAACAAAAAAGACTTTTGATGGATCACATTCACATGTTTTTGGTTTTACAATTTGTTGAAATCCTGATGGCTTTACTTACGAAACAACCATCATCTGATCCACCATGAAGAATGAAAAGGAGCAAAGACAAAtatgatggaaaaaaaaaagttaaagccAAATAATGTTACAAGGTTTTGGATACAGAGACATCGACATATAACTATAGAAACAAAACTTATACAAAGCATTAGTTTAATAATAgggaaaactagattttgatccgcgcttcgcAAACGCGGGTTATGGGTTATATACGAAGTTGGATATGATATAGTATTTTGAGTATATTGtgtattattatgttataaagtCGTATTATATCGAATAtagaaatttgtttaaaattatataacttatGAATAAGTTTATTcaagattttttatatatactctTATATAACTCTTTATTAAGTTTGAAAGTTTTACCCAAATTTGATAAACGAACCAAACCAATACGAAATACGGGTTGAGGTTCGGGATTGGGAAAAAGTACCTATTAGATTTTTGCGGGTCTCTGTTGGACTCCGGGTACCCAAAGTACCCATAATGTTTTGttcatattatgtatatttgagtaattcatatatgttctcagtataaaaatattattgttaattTTTCTGTTATAGTTTCAGGTTTTgggtaaaatttcaaattttaaaaatatattaaaaatattggaTATTTTTGGTTCTCGGGTAAGATTTTGGTCTTTAAGATATTTAGTTATTTCTggtatttttttgattttgggtattttcgtgttttgattttttggctTTTCGgattctttagatttttttgtccTAAATACTCGAACCGACTCGTTACGTAGCCAAATTACATTGTAAATTTTATAGATACTTGAATTATTGACTCAAACTAACCGAACTAAAAGGAACCgatctgaacaaaaaaaaaaaaattcaaatacctagtTGGATATAAATGCCCAAGACCCAAAGAACTTGGACCTGAAAGAAACCGATTTATATttgacccgaagacccgaatgTCCAAATCTAAcctttcattatatttttgtgcATTTTATAAGAGTTACATTTGTTCGGTTGGTGAAACTTAAGATTTATTTGAGAGGTTTTTGgttaatttaatagtatagatttgtatgttttttgttgagcggtaaaaaaaaagatttgttgggtttttgataattttaaacttatcttaaatactaaattgttatttatcaataaaataaaattaacataatatatatttttaaacttatctTAATGAGACATATTTAGATAATAGTATAATAAAGTGTACGTGATATTATGGATGTAACTGGTAAATTGTTTTAGGAATGTATGGAAGAAAAAGAATTGGAATATATGGGATACAATGGAATGGAATGACTCTAATTTGAGGGATAAAAGgaatgaattatatattttgtatccaATTATAGCTAAGTTatctcattcaactcattcctTCCATTCCTCTACTTTTTTCATCATGAAAGAATTTTAACGTAATTTACAGTTTTTTTCATTCATCTCACAGGAATGAGTGGAATCAAAAAGTTTGCTTTTTCCTTGTAACTGGTAGTTTTTATTTGGAATTCTTATGAATGGCTAATTCTACATAATTCCATTCATAAAAATTACATTCCAGTTGCAGTCTATATTTTCGTGAACCAAATTTATGTGGTCgtatatatatggtataatCTTTTCGTTTACAAAAAGATATGGGTCCAATAAATAAAAGCTTTGACTAAATAATTGTTAGAGAAATTTAAGATAACATATTGTTTGTCCAAATCAAAGTAAgaccaaaatattattagttaatgaaagggtccaaacaacctttttaaatagatttaaacttcttctcttttaatagtattgatttggAAAAATACATCAAATTAAGATTTTAGTTTGAAAAATacactattattttattttttttgaaaactacacttatGTATATGTAAATTGACTAAActatccaatatatatatatatatatatatatatatatatatctattttataattattctatatattatcgtttcttcttttttgtgcATGGTATATTCTCTCGTGTATCGCCGACATCGTCTCTTTCGATGGCAACATCAACTACGTTTTTAAAAACTTAGAGAAACAGACATTGTGTGGTGGATCTGTTGAAAATTATTAtgctttttgttaatttattgcAGGAAACTATGTTTTTGATCAAAACTATACCGCTAATGAAACAAGAAAGAGCTCTGTTTTATTCACGAAAACAGAGTAAATCTGTTTTATACACAGAAACAAAGTTCCCAGATATAAGCATACAAGCAAACcaacacaaacacaaaccaaaataaCCATGACGTATTCATGAATTAAATAATTGAACATATAtaactttgataaaaaaatgcTTGTACAGAAACACCAAACACGACCTAACATCAAAGCACTACCTCTGAACGACTTAACCCCAAATCCTAATCAAGAGAAATTTCAAAGCATAAGAAGAATTCACTCATGAAAATTCACATAAGTAACACTTCCAACCAAGTCATCAATGGAATGTGTTACAATTCCATATATCTACTTTAAGATCCCTAAGGCCTTCAAGCAAAGTGAACTGTAGCTTCTCGTGGAATACAACGCTTGTTTCACCattttaagaattataaaatattaacatttttaaactataaGAATGAACAATAGGAATTTGTGCAGGTTTTGGTTTATAACGTAGTGGTCTAAGTTTTTGTGATTCAACTACACATTAAGTTGTCGATTgtatttaactttaaaaacaaTTCTAATACAGAACAACCAAACATACATGAATCCAAAAATCATATAGTGATTCATgaattaaattattaacatGTATTTATTTCATAATTGTGTTTATCTcagaagaaaataatttattgttttaattttttttttggtttttagtttataaaaaatctcGATATAAATGACTTTTCACATATAAAAAAGTGcagttttcaaaaagaaaaaatcaaaatgtattcttcaaatttaaaatcttaaatagggtattttttaaattatcccTTAATAATATACTCCCTATGTTTCACAATGTAAgttgttttaaaagtttttttttgattcaAAACATAAGTAGGTTTAACATTTCAAAGTGACTTTTGTATTTATTGAATATTGTGtgaccaattaaattatgtagatttttttattaacggttaaagttatatattaaatgatacttTTTAACAAGTAACCACTTTCTTAATATCGATGTctttaactaaaattatttgtaatttaaaacAACAGAAGGAGTACGTAACTAAGAGCTCTAGCCAAGAGTGCTATACAAACACAATTTGCgctagaaaaagaaaaataacatttGTAATCcactgatgacaaaaaaaaaacatttttaatccACTGTTAGCAAATAACCTTTTACTTCACGAATCATTATCCtgatttgtatatattaatatatgtaatataacTTTTTGAACTTTTATATATTAACTTTGTAATCCTGATTTGTTACTACTGAAATTGTTTGGTTGTCCAAAAACATACATAACTAAAAACatcataatatattaatttctgTCTAACTGATGTACATATTCTAAATGCGCAAGACCTGAGGTGTCCTATTTCATTTGGGCACTTAAATGTCCACACTTTTTAAAGTGTTTCTACCTAGCAAGTACAAAGTTAAGTTTAAGCTTTTTGATTCGgccaaactttatatatatatatatataatagggtCGGCCTGTCAtacgggcgggatatactttacttgtgatctaaattattatttttttgtataattttgtgatttgtgtTTTGGATTTACATCTGTAAGAGATGTGTATGATAatggttttttctttttagaaagttttaagtgaaaaaatattatatgtgataagatatattttgcttgaaatattacattaatttACTCGAAACTATAACAAAACTATTCATGAATTGAccattttcatctttttttatGAATCATTCTTTACTTAttcttaaaattaatattttgtattacattttatatttttgaattacattatgaatatatatattgtgtatcTCCGTAACATGCAACAGTATTTTTCACCTAAAATATTGTAGCAAAGTAATTAAACAACACAATTTAACAAATGTAATTCATCTTAATTGGAAATTATATTTCATACTATCTATGCTTTTTTTTGAACGCTTATTATTATCTATGCTAACTTCTCAAATTTGTGATGGTTAATTTCAACTTTTACAAACAAAACCAGAATTACGAATGGAACACACGAAACACTCATATATTGAAAGTCTTGAATATATTTGAAGTTAGTTGGTCGATCCAACATCAGggccattgtttttatattagtttttgtttcttttttgttcttatttttGGAGTACATTTGTCAATGAGTAACACTATCATATACTCAGACAGACATTATAAATAGCTTGAGTTGACCGTGGAGGAGAACTCACAGAAACAATAGAAAGACAATACATACCAAACTATACACAGTAGTGTCTGGAAAATTAGAAATATACGCCCTAACTTGAGAGTATAATCATATGTTGTACATGTAAAGAGGATGACGACGTTTCTTCTCAGTGGTTTAACTCACCCGATCAGCAAAATTAGCTAGTGGCGATCTAAAATGGCG encodes:
- the LOC106381129 gene encoding uncharacterized protein LOC106381129, yielding MGIFSRSSNSRKSKDGMKIIAAAFFGVTFGFLIGISFPSLSITKVNLPTKFNAEEYIKLVKKHGLEISQPGLEPNKGLTWQMTKRRGDLEVHKITEEKPGWCSDPHLPPCAAFVEIMAPVFSRDAWRCVWHMIQNDLVHGWGLDFALRRCAEPAHEKIGVVDSQWIVHQTVPSLGSQGEAVDGKAPWQGVRDRCKKEWTMFQSRMANAEKDYFKSLQVEGSSNSTATTI